The Clostridiales bacterium sequence GCAACGACACCTATAATGGCCATCGCAATAAGTATTTCTGCCAATGTAAAACCGTGTTTATGCATGTATCCTCCTTTTAATTTCATACATTATCTCCAAGTCCATTCCCAATTTGGAGAATCTATATCCCAATTCCCTTCTATGATACTTTCCAGCGGGCGATAATCACTATTATTACCTATGACTTGACCATTTGGTTTAAAAGTTATTTGAAAGGCATCTCTGCCAATTAAATTAGGACCGTTTTCGCCATTTACATCTAAAATACCGATGCCATATTTATCAATGCATATTGCGGCACCTGACTTAGTAACTCCGCAATCAAAATTATTCCAATTATGATATTTACTACCCATTTCGTTGTTAAATAGATCATAAGTAGCATATTTATCATAGAAAAAACCATATTGAGAAGCTCCGCCCCATTGACCTTTTTTAGAAACTGTAAGATATTTGCCAAGGAAGTCTTTATTTTTTACAGCTTTTGAAAGCTTAAAGTCATC is a genomic window containing:
- a CDS encoding prepilin-type N-terminal cleavage/methylation domain-containing protein, producing the protein MRKNSFTLAEILVAMAIIGVVAALTVPSLSEAYRKRVLTTQLQRAYAEVSQAAGLVMSNEMPDDFKLSKAVKNKDFLGKYLTVSKKGQWGGASQYGFFYDKYATYDLFNNEMGSKYHNWNNFDCGVTKSGAAICIDKYGIGILDVNGENGPNLIGRDAFQITFKPNGQVIGNNSDYRPLESIIEGNWDIDSPNWEWTWR